AGTCGATGCGCGACGACGGGAAAGAGTTGCGCAAGTACGAGGTGGCCTATTTTACGGCCAGCGTTGATGAGCCGCAAAAGAACAAAGAGTTCGCCGAGTCGTTGGGCCTCGACTTTCCCATCCTCAGCGATCCGGAGAAGGACGTGGCGAAAGAGTACGGAGTGTTGCGGCCCGACGGCGGCGTGACGAACCGCTGGACGTTCTACATCGGCAAGAACGGCAAAGTGCTCTACGTCGATAAAAGCGTGAACACCGCCGAGCACGGCAAAGACATCGCCAAGAAACTCGACGAGCTGGGAGTCGAAAAGAAGTGAGCTAATACCGCAGGGTCGGCGAGGGCGGGTCGTCGACCGGGGGCAACGGTTGCAGGTTGTTGCCCGTGGCGACGGGAAGCGGTACGCCGCGCGGCGCGACGTCGCGGGCGGCAATGCTTTCGCGCCGGCGCGGCTCCTCGCCGACCGTGGCCGAGGAATCCGCATTCGGCTGCTCAGCGGGCGCGGCCGCGGCAATCATCGGCGCATCGCCTCCCTGCTCCGGGACGTTGCTGAGCGATTCAACCCACTCGCGCGCCTCGTCCATGGCCGGATTTTCGGCCAGTGCCAGCTTGAAGTGGTCGAGCGCGGCCTGCCGCTGGCCTCGCTTATCGAGCAAGTAGCCGAGGTTGTAATGGGCTTTGGCCGGACCGTGGGCGTCGGTCAGATGCGCCAGGGCTTCGTCGTTGCGCCCCTGGGCCACCAGCGCCATGGCGATGTTGTTGCGATAGAGAGCACGGTCGGGGTCCAACTCGATGGCGCGGGAGAGCATCACGACCGCATCGTCATATCGCTGCTGCCGGGCGTAGCAGAGGCCGAGATCGTTGAAGGCAACGGGGTCCTTCGGATAGTGCCGAGTGGCAAGCACATAGTATTCGCTGGCCCGGTCGAGCTGGCCCTGCCGGTCGAAGTGCCGGCCCAAGCCGATGAACGCGGCGAGATTCTGCGGCTCCAGTTCCAGGGCCTTGTGAAACATGCGTCGGGCGGCCTCGGCATCGCCGTTCTGCTCGAACGTTTCTCCCATGGCGACATAGTCGCTGGCCTTGGTGGGGGCGATGCCACTGGCCAACGCCGTGGGGTCGGTCGGCGGCACCGGGTTCTTCTTCGATGTCTTAAAAACCTTCGACACCGACTTTCCGAGACTCGACTGGCTTACCGCACTGGCGATTTGTTTCATCGGGCCGGGTTTGGGAGCCGCCAGCGGCGTGATGGGGGTTCCGCCTCGGAACGAGGGAAAACCCGCGCATCCCAGCGCGGCCAACGAGATCAAAGCCGTCTGGCCGAGGGCCGCGAAATAGGACTTGCGCACAACACGTCTCCGTCAAGCAGCGCGTTCTGTTGCCGGCCGGCCGCCCGCGCGGCGTTGGCCATTGTCATTTCATCGTCTGTCAGTCAACGCGCGCTGTAACCTTTCAATCAGCCGGCGATTCGTGAGAACTAGAACCCGCCGCCGCCGCCACCGGCACCACCACCGCCACCGCCGCCACCACCGCCGCCCCCGGTTGAACTGGTGTTGGCGGGCAAGCGCGGGTCGGGAGTGGTCTCGTTGAATTTGGTGCCGATGGTATTGATGTATTCGGCCGGCGCGACGCGGGGCCGAATATTCGTTTGGGCCACCAGCGGGCCCTCGGCAAAGACGTTGATGTGGGAGACGAGCTCGCTGACCGACTGGTTTCGCGCGGCGGTCGTCTCCTCGTCGCGTGCTTGCAACACGAACACCGTGCGGTGTTCGGGCGGAGAGTAGGTCAGGATGTCGCGGACTTTGAGTTCGCCCGCCTCGTTCAGTATGCCCGTCGTCGGATCGAAGTGGTCGTCGCTGAGCGTGTTTTGCGTCCGCCAGCCGTTATTGATCATGACGGCGAACGGCGCCCGTGCCGCCATGCGGTCGGGCACCAAGAACGGGGCCGGCCAGCATCTGTTGCGCTGGGCGATTTGCCGGGCACGCTTGAAGAGCTGTGCGTCGGCTTGCGAGGGGAGCATGCAGAGGGCCACGCCAATTGCCGCCAGAATCGTTCGCCGGAGCATCCGTTTCTCCCTTCGTGAAAAGCCGTTGGCGGCAACGGGCGCCTGCACGGGCACGCGCCGCGATGTTGCCGCGCCACAAACCGAACATTAGTCAGTATCGGCAAGCGGGGGCGAAGAATGCGAGCCGCTTCGTGGACCCTTCCAACTCGCCTGATCGGCAAGGTTTGACAACCGATCAAACCGCGTCGC
This sequence is a window from Pirellulales bacterium. Protein-coding genes within it:
- a CDS encoding peroxiredoxin: MTMYLRLLTTLSVLVASATSLTAADLKPGDPAPAFSLKGSDGKTHSLDDFKGKKVVVIAWFPKAFTGGCTKECKSMRDDGKELRKYEVAYFTASVDEPQKNKEFAESLGLDFPILSDPEKDVAKEYGVLRPDGGVTNRWTFYIGKNGKVLYVDKSVNTAEHGKDIAKKLDELGVEKK
- a CDS encoding tetratricopeptide repeat protein, translating into MRKSYFAALGQTALISLAALGCAGFPSFRGGTPITPLAAPKPGPMKQIASAVSQSSLGKSVSKVFKTSKKNPVPPTDPTALASGIAPTKASDYVAMGETFEQNGDAEAARRMFHKALELEPQNLAAFIGLGRHFDRQGQLDRASEYYVLATRHYPKDPVAFNDLGLCYARQQRYDDAVVMLSRAIELDPDRALYRNNIAMALVAQGRNDEALAHLTDAHGPAKAHYNLGYLLDKRGQRQAALDHFKLALAENPAMDEAREWVESLSNVPEQGGDAPMIAAAAPAEQPNADSSATVGEEPRRRESIAARDVAPRGVPLPVATGNNLQPLPPVDDPPSPTLRY